The following is a genomic window from Amycolatopsis acidiphila.
AAGCAGTGCAGCCTCTCCGGCGGGGTGCTGACGATCACCGGGCTGGCGGACCAGGCCGGCACCACGTGCGGCATGGCCTGGAAGCAGAACCGGACCTTCGGCCGCTGGGAGATCCGCGCCCGGTTCCCCGCGCCCGCCGATCCCGCCTTCAACCCGGTGTTCCTGCTCTGGCCGGCCGACGACGCGAACTGGACGCAGACCGGCGAGATCGACTTCGCCGAGGAGTACGACCCGGCGCGGCAGTACGTGCAGAGCTGGCTGCACGGGCCCGGCAACACCGATGGTGGCTACTTCGCCAGCGAGCACTTCGACATGACCCAGTGGCACGACTACGCGGTGGACTGGCAGTCCGACCGGATCACCCTCTACATCGACGGCCGGCCCTGGGGTGCCTACCTGGACAAGAAGTTCATCCCGCAGAAGCCGATGCACCTGGTGATCCAGCAGAACTACAACCCCAAGCGGCCCGGCACCGTCCCGCTGGAGTCCTCGGTGCAGATCGACTGGGTGCGACTCTACAGCTGAGCGTGAGCAGGGCCACAC
Proteins encoded in this region:
- a CDS encoding glycoside hydrolase family 16 protein, yielding MRRRVIIAMVGLLLVVGTVFAVRATAARFDSSDEQDQTPALGTTAPSVIPTRPSSGEAGLDLGWQRVDGDEFDAKKLSSTRWRVYDGYNSASKETLSAKQCSLSGGVLTITGLADQAGTTCGMAWKQNRTFGRWEIRARFPAPADPAFNPVFLLWPADDANWTQTGEIDFAEEYDPARQYVQSWLHGPGNTDGGYFASEHFDMTQWHDYAVDWQSDRITLYIDGRPWGAYLDKKFIPQKPMHLVIQQNYNPKRPGTVPLESSVQIDWVRLYS